A region of Pyxidicoccus parkwaysis DNA encodes the following proteins:
- a CDS encoding deoxyribonuclease I, with product MRLPSFLLHAVVLVALAVPSLAQAASYLRVVSWNLRHEGWTAEQTYTDDAKQLWTQFGSNSTSNNGCDLVFLQEVMNTDVMPALAQALTQVSGVTWNYAQTPLIGRSSYKEIYAVLYRTDTVSLLSSTVYSDPSDLFEREPQIVKVRHTPTGADYTFINWHAIWGTAAERDVEVRNIDTVFKSVQDGSTSDQDVILLGDHNMACTGASWTELAGLSPAVTCKLDVASTLNTSGGFVSAYDHFWMQATYVTEFSSSGRDYVANTTDFVTRLSDHAPVYLSLYSSSDTD from the coding sequence ATGAGGCTGCCGTCCTTCCTGCTGCACGCGGTGGTGCTGGTTGCTCTCGCTGTTCCCTCGCTGGCGCAGGCGGCTTCGTACCTGCGGGTGGTGAGCTGGAATCTCCGTCACGAAGGCTGGACCGCGGAGCAGACGTACACGGACGACGCGAAGCAGCTCTGGACGCAGTTCGGGTCCAACAGCACGTCCAACAACGGCTGCGATTTGGTGTTCCTGCAGGAGGTGATGAACACCGACGTGATGCCGGCGCTGGCGCAGGCGCTCACGCAGGTGTCCGGCGTGACGTGGAACTACGCGCAGACGCCGCTCATCGGCCGCTCGTCGTACAAGGAAATCTACGCGGTGCTGTACCGGACGGACACGGTGTCGCTGCTGTCGTCCACGGTGTACAGCGACCCGAGCGACCTGTTCGAGCGCGAGCCGCAAATCGTGAAGGTGCGCCACACGCCCACGGGCGCGGACTACACGTTCATCAACTGGCACGCCATCTGGGGCACCGCCGCCGAGCGCGACGTGGAGGTGCGCAACATCGACACGGTGTTCAAGTCGGTGCAGGACGGCAGCACGAGCGACCAGGACGTCATCCTCCTGGGTGACCACAACATGGCGTGCACGGGGGCTTCGTGGACGGAGTTGGCGGGGCTGTCTCCGGCGGTGACGTGCAAGCTGGATGTGGCCAGCACGCTCAACACCAGCGGCGGCTTCGTGAGCGCGTATGACCACTTCTGGATGCAGGCCACGTACGTGACGGAGTTCTCCTCCTCGGGCCGAGACTACGTGGCGAACACCACGGACTTCGTCACGCGGCTGTCGGACCACGCGCCCGTGTACCTGTCCCTGTACTCCAGCAGCGACACGGATTGA
- a CDS encoding carboxypeptidase-like regulatory domain-containing protein encodes MLAVAGLVSWWMWPSALEAAFVPAPPEVVAEIAEPVPAVAEAPVRAEPEGLKLRVVLEGEHPFRGEARVGAAFISEEDRRTWEAAKREGGGGAGPERLEDLANVAEWRPAAVTPTASGGVLGPEPVPVAPRYRVMAWESDGTFWWGDVVSESATGIVDLGVLRARRPTGVRVRLAGARPEQGPFSVRLERVVDPDPRAAERASEILPVVEHAAPVVAAALRDGTLVPLTSDAGELSLLPLPPDPSVRLWLRSASGREGGPVEVRLREGRVETVVLDVDPLFPGGVGGTVTLRGRILVEGATRPPPGAQLLGPEGEALRLEPDGHFTAQGLPSWRASRFTVRMGAPVSGRPVAPAQHEFEFTPEAGASEAEVTWRVPAYRWLVVRMDGFTRAQLQSRARRPYPVVLLQRRDGAGQWLTHSADIFQEQEDGWAVSLVQPGTYRVLAAASPYEVHTSTSVTVGEGDADATVSVRVDEGGVPCEVRVTSSGAPVYGALVTSGSTLGSLPPARGRTDAEGRWRLGRVRADSLHLEVEADGHPPWVGEASAACNASGVVDVRL; translated from the coding sequence GTGCTCGCGGTGGCCGGGCTCGTGTCGTGGTGGATGTGGCCTTCGGCGCTGGAGGCCGCGTTCGTGCCCGCTCCTCCCGAGGTTGTCGCGGAGATTGCTGAGCCGGTGCCTGCCGTGGCCGAGGCGCCCGTGCGCGCGGAGCCGGAGGGCCTGAAGCTGCGCGTGGTGCTGGAGGGTGAGCATCCATTCCGCGGTGAGGCGCGCGTGGGTGCGGCGTTCATCTCCGAGGAGGACCGGCGCACGTGGGAGGCGGCGAAGCGCGAAGGCGGTGGAGGCGCGGGACCGGAGCGACTGGAGGACCTGGCCAACGTGGCGGAGTGGCGTCCGGCGGCGGTGACGCCGACTGCCTCGGGAGGAGTGCTCGGGCCAGAGCCGGTGCCGGTGGCGCCTCGCTACCGCGTGATGGCATGGGAGTCGGATGGGACGTTCTGGTGGGGTGACGTGGTGTCCGAGTCAGCGACGGGCATCGTGGACCTGGGCGTGCTGCGTGCGCGTCGGCCCACGGGCGTTCGCGTGAGGCTGGCCGGTGCGAGGCCGGAGCAGGGCCCGTTCTCCGTGAGGCTGGAGCGCGTGGTGGACCCGGACCCGCGAGCCGCGGAGCGCGCGAGTGAAATCCTCCCGGTGGTGGAGCACGCGGCGCCTGTCGTGGCGGCGGCGCTGCGTGATGGCACGCTGGTGCCGCTGACGTCGGATGCAGGAGAGCTCTCGTTACTGCCATTGCCGCCGGACCCCTCCGTGCGGCTGTGGCTGAGAAGTGCCTCGGGCCGCGAGGGCGGGCCGGTGGAGGTGCGGCTGCGCGAGGGACGCGTGGAGACGGTGGTGCTCGACGTGGACCCGCTCTTCCCGGGCGGCGTGGGCGGCACGGTGACACTGCGCGGACGAATCCTGGTGGAAGGTGCGACGCGGCCTCCTCCCGGTGCGCAGCTGTTGGGACCCGAAGGCGAGGCCCTGCGGCTGGAGCCGGATGGGCACTTCACCGCGCAAGGGCTGCCGTCCTGGCGCGCCTCGCGCTTCACCGTGCGGATGGGCGCTCCAGTCTCGGGACGCCCGGTGGCTCCAGCACAACATGAATTCGAATTCACCCCCGAGGCCGGCGCCTCGGAGGCCGAGGTGACCTGGCGCGTTCCAGCGTACCGGTGGTTGGTGGTGCGCATGGACGGCTTCACCCGCGCCCAGCTCCAGTCACGGGCCCGCCGGCCCTACCCGGTGGTCCTCCTGCAACGGCGCGACGGAGCCGGGCAGTGGCTCACGCACTCCGCCGACATCTTCCAGGAGCAGGAGGACGGATGGGCCGTGTCGCTCGTCCAGCCCGGCACGTACCGGGTGCTGGCCGCGGCCTCGCCGTACGAGGTCCACACCAGCACCTCCGTGACGGTGGGCGAGGGCGACGCAGACGCCACCGTCTCCGTGCGCGTGGATGAGGGCGGCGTGCCCTGCGAGGTGCGCGTCACCTCCTCGGGCGCTCCCGTCTACGGAGCGCTCGTCACCAGCGGAAGCACGCTGGGCTCCCTGCCTCCCGCGCGTGGCCGCACGGATGCGGAGGGGCGCTGGCGGCTGGGCCGCGTGCGCGCCGACTCGCTCCACCTGGAGGTCGAAGCGGACGGCCACCCACCGTGGGTGGGCGAGGCCTCCGCGGCCTGCAATGCATCGGGCGTGGTGGACGTCCGCCTGTGA
- a CDS encoding MarR family winged helix-turn-helix transcriptional regulator, translating into MSELSMEVRVQVARLRNLIIDVARCGALNSPLSSLPHTELDPMEVQAIWWLKAESLLPVNALAERLGGIALPRLSRLLDRLEDAKLVQRERSVRHDRRRVRVRLTEQGRALAEQADAVVQERMARLLLPLGGEQRSALVDMLEGWVEAMGCWNRAEELSAAEEPEQESTEQAAVVPPEPRAPRPMHTRSEPAITANAA; encoded by the coding sequence ATGTCCGAACTCTCGATGGAAGTGCGGGTGCAGGTCGCGAGGTTGCGGAACCTCATCATCGACGTAGCGCGCTGCGGCGCGCTGAACAGCCCGCTGAGCTCGCTGCCACATACCGAGCTGGACCCCATGGAAGTACAGGCCATCTGGTGGCTGAAGGCCGAGAGCCTGCTGCCCGTGAATGCCCTCGCGGAGCGCCTGGGTGGCATTGCCCTTCCCCGCCTCAGTCGACTGCTGGACCGGCTGGAGGACGCGAAGCTCGTCCAGCGCGAGCGCTCCGTGCGGCATGACCGTCGCCGCGTGCGGGTGCGGCTCACCGAGCAGGGCCGTGCCCTGGCGGAACAGGCGGACGCGGTGGTGCAGGAGCGCATGGCGCGGCTGCTGCTGCCTCTCGGGGGGGAGCAGCGCAGCGCGCTGGTGGACATGCTGGAGGGATGGGTGGAGGCCATGGGCTGCTGGAACCGCGCGGAGGAGTTGTCCGCCGCCGAGGAGCCCGAGCAGGAGTCCACCGAGCAGGCCGCGGTGGTGCCGCCCGAGCCGCGCGCGCCGCGCCCCATGCACACCCGCTCCGAGCCCGCCATTACCGCCAACGCGGCGTGA
- a CDS encoding NlpC/P60 family protein — MARGLGLGDSGPEVRRLQELLTQRGYPLVVDGDFGEVTRATVVTYQAQNVDSNGEPLVPDGTVGPAMWWSLTHVRPFLLHPPAIDFTRMPLPELGGSARGRHALETAIGEMKAGAGEEGGPNAGPWIRKYLHGLAPEGGPWCAAFVSWCFWQDPGGPPFPYTVSARRLFGELGQRGWAHLSGEQYMPQPGDLVVWSRLDSDGREDHVGLVHHVAYGVLYTMEGSHGPRVQGFSYDFSRMDRLLGYAQVPGP; from the coding sequence ATGGCGCGCGGGTTGGGCCTGGGTGACTCGGGGCCGGAGGTGCGGCGACTGCAGGAGTTGCTCACCCAGCGGGGCTACCCGCTGGTCGTGGACGGCGACTTCGGCGAAGTCACACGCGCGACCGTCGTCACCTACCAGGCCCAGAACGTGGACTCCAACGGAGAGCCGCTGGTGCCGGACGGCACGGTGGGACCCGCCATGTGGTGGAGCCTCACGCACGTGCGGCCCTTCCTCCTCCACCCGCCGGCCATCGACTTCACACGGATGCCGCTGCCCGAGCTGGGCGGCAGCGCGCGCGGGCGGCATGCCTTGGAGACGGCCATCGGCGAGATGAAGGCCGGCGCGGGCGAGGAGGGCGGCCCCAACGCGGGGCCGTGGATTCGCAAGTACCTCCATGGCCTCGCGCCCGAGGGCGGCCCGTGGTGCGCCGCCTTCGTGAGCTGGTGCTTCTGGCAGGACCCGGGCGGCCCGCCGTTTCCCTATACCGTCAGCGCGCGGAGGCTCTTCGGCGAACTGGGCCAGCGTGGCTGGGCGCACCTGTCCGGCGAGCAGTACATGCCTCAGCCGGGGGACCTCGTCGTCTGGTCCCGCCTGGACTCGGACGGCCGGGAGGACCACGTGGGGCTGGTGCACCACGTGGCGTACGGCGTGCTCTACACGATGGAGGGCAGCCACGGCCCGCGCGTGCAGGGCTTCAG